A region from the Clostridium beijerinckii genome encodes:
- a CDS encoding nitroreductase codes for MIKAIEKRRSIRKYINKEVEEEKLAQILESGRLAPSGSNTQPWQFIVIKSKGNRERVSKVSHNQKWMSTAPVHIACVADVRSRIDENIEICINENSKEEEIKQVIRDTAIAVEHMSLTATELGLGTCWVAWFTQAEIRPVLNVPNDKYVLCVLTIGYADEDPKPRPRKKLEDIVHYEQW; via the coding sequence ATGATTAAAGCAATTGAAAAACGAAGAAGTATAAGAAAATATATTAATAAGGAAGTTGAAGAAGAAAAATTAGCGCAAATACTTGAAAGTGGTAGACTTGCACCATCAGGGAGTAATACACAACCATGGCAATTTATCGTGATAAAATCTAAGGGAAACAGAGAGAGGGTATCAAAGGTATCACATAATCAAAAATGGATGTCTACTGCACCTGTACACATTGCATGTGTGGCAGATGTACGCTCAAGAATAGATGAAAATATAGAAATTTGTATAAATGAAAATAGCAAAGAAGAAGAAATAAAACAAGTAATTAGGGATACTGCTATTGCAGTGGAACATATGTCACTTACAGCTACTGAATTGGGGTTAGGTACTTGCTGGGTTGCGTGGTTTACTCAAGCTGAAATTAGACCAGTATTAAATGTACCAAATGATAAATATGTACTTTGTGTTTTGACTATAGGATATGCAGATGAAGATCCAAAGCCTCGTCCAAGAAAAAAACTTGAAGATATAGTGCATTATGAACAATGGTAA
- a CDS encoding potassium transporter Kup — MKSINKQNACTKMSLGGILVTLGIVYGDIGTSPLYVMKSIIMGNGGLANISENFVLGSLSLVFWTITILTTIKYVLITLRADNKGEGGIFSLFALVRRRGKWLIIPAMIGGSALLADGMLTPAVTVTSAIEGLEIIPRFNVILGSNQNIIITIVISIITILFFIQHFGTDFIGKVFGPVMLLWFCSLAVFGIINISHDWTLLRALSPHYAINILFSSENKLGFFILGGVFLSSTGAEALYSDLGHVGKKNIYASWPFVKICLLLNYFGQGAWILAAKKNPMFLNEKDLNPFFQMIPHNFLIFAIILSTAAAIIASQALISGSFTLVSEAIKLNLFPRLHTVYPSSSKGQLYIPTVNSILWIACIGIVLYFRNSAHMEAAYGLAITVTMLMTTILLFNYLLKKKVPFVISLSMLIFFSIFEFCFFIASIVKFMHGGFVAVLIALAIFIIMYIWINGYYIKMRLLENVPISNYKDQLNNLRLDNDRPKYTTNLVCLTTCREPEQIERKIMYSILDKRPKKADVYWFVNIVVTDEPYQAEYTIDTLGTFYIVKVQLKLGFRVDQKLNVFLRQISTELVESGDIKVQYRSYTTMPDRKVGDFRFILIQEQLSHESELTLWESFILKSKLFIKKFTVSPSRWFGLDTSDVDIENVPLFLGENCHTTLKRISK; from the coding sequence ATGAAATCTATTAATAAGCAAAATGCTTGTACTAAAATGTCCTTAGGAGGAATCTTAGTGACACTAGGGATAGTTTATGGAGATATCGGAACTTCACCACTTTATGTAATGAAATCAATTATAATGGGTAATGGTGGTTTAGCAAACATATCTGAAAATTTTGTCCTTGGATCATTATCCCTAGTTTTTTGGACGATTACAATTTTAACAACAATAAAATATGTTCTTATCACTTTAAGGGCAGATAATAAAGGTGAAGGCGGAATTTTTTCTCTTTTTGCTTTAGTTCGCCGTCGTGGAAAGTGGCTTATTATTCCAGCTATGATTGGTGGATCTGCATTACTTGCTGATGGAATGTTAACACCTGCTGTAACTGTAACTTCAGCAATTGAAGGATTAGAGATAATTCCACGTTTTAATGTTATTTTGGGAAGCAATCAAAATATTATTATTACAATTGTAATATCAATAATAACTATTCTTTTTTTTATTCAACATTTTGGAACTGATTTTATTGGAAAAGTGTTTGGTCCTGTTATGCTTTTATGGTTTTGTTCATTAGCAGTCTTTGGAATTATTAATATTTCTCATGATTGGACATTACTTCGTGCACTTTCTCCACACTATGCAATTAATATTCTTTTTAGTAGTGAAAATAAATTAGGATTCTTTATTCTTGGAGGTGTATTTTTATCATCAACAGGTGCTGAAGCTCTTTACTCAGACCTTGGTCATGTTGGTAAAAAGAATATTTATGCCTCTTGGCCTTTTGTTAAGATATGTTTATTGTTAAATTATTTTGGTCAAGGAGCTTGGATATTGGCAGCTAAAAAAAATCCTATGTTTTTAAATGAAAAAGACTTAAATCCTTTTTTCCAAATGATTCCGCACAACTTTTTGATTTTTGCTATAATACTTTCAACAGCTGCTGCAATTATTGCTTCTCAAGCCTTGATTTCAGGATCATTTACACTTGTTTCTGAAGCAATTAAATTGAATTTATTTCCTAGATTGCATACTGTGTATCCATCTAGTTCCAAAGGACAGCTCTATATACCGACAGTAAATAGCATTTTATGGATTGCTTGTATTGGAATTGTTCTTTACTTCAGAAATTCTGCACATATGGAAGCAGCCTATGGACTAGCAATTACAGTTACTATGTTAATGACAACTATTCTCTTATTTAACTATTTATTGAAGAAGAAAGTTCCATTTGTTATTTCTTTAAGTATGCTTATTTTCTTTTCTATTTTTGAATTTTGCTTCTTTATTGCAAGCATTGTTAAATTTATGCATGGAGGCTTTGTAGCTGTCTTGATTGCTTTAGCAATTTTTATTATTATGTATATTTGGATCAACGGTTACTATATTAAAATGCGTTTATTGGAAAATGTTCCAATTTCAAATTATAAGGACCAACTAAATAACTTACGTCTAGATAATGATCGACCTAAATATACAACAAATCTTGTATGTTTAACCACTTGTCGAGAACCTGAACAAATTGAAAGAAAAATAATGTACTCTATCTTAGATAAAAGACCTAAGAAAGCAGATGTTTATTGGTTCGTTAATATTGTTGTTACTGATGAACCTTATCAAGCGGAATATACAATAGACACTTTGGGAACATTCTACATTGTAAAAGTTCAATTAAAGCTTGGATTCCGAGTAGATCAAAAATTAAATGTTTTTTTACGTCAAATTTCAACTGAGTTAGTTGAAAGTGGAGACATAAAAGTTCAATATAGAAGCTATACCACAATGCCTGACCGAAAAGTTGGTGATTTTCGTTTTATTTTAATTCAAGAACAACTTTCACATGAATCAGAATTAACTCTTTGGGAATCATTTATACTTAAATCTAAATTATTTATAAAAAAGTTTACTGTTTCTCCATCAAGATGGTTTGGACTTGATACTAGTGATGTTGATATTGAAAATGTCCCACTATTTCTAGGCGAAAATTGTCATACCACTTTAAAAAGAATTTCAAAATAG